The Candidatus Hydrogenedentota bacterium DNA window GCTGAGGAGGGCGCGCGTGTCGTGCCGGTTCCCGTCCTGGGTTACGGCAACGCCCTGCGCGAGGGCATGCGTCACGCCGCCGGCAGGCACTTCGTATTTCTGGATGCGGACATGTCCTACGATTGCGGCGACATGCCGGAGATCGTGAAGAAGCTGGAAGAGGGTGCGGACCTGGTCATCGGTTCGCGTTTCCGGGGTCAAATCGATCCCGGCTCCATGCCCGCACTTCACCGAATGCTCGGCACGCCCATGATGACGAAGCTGGCGAATGTGCTTTTCGGTTGCGGTATCACGGACATCAACTGCGGCCTGCGCGGCCTGACGCGCGACGCCTTCGCCCGCCTGGACCTGCGCAGCGAAGGCATGGAATTCGCCTCCGAAATGGTGATCAAGGCCGCGCAGCGCGGCCTGCGCATCGAAGAAGTACCCATCCATTTTCACGCGGACCAGCGGAACCGCGCGCCGCACCTGAGGTCCTTTCACGACGGCTGGCGGCATCTGCAGCTCATGATGCACTTCTGCCCGCTGTGGGTCTTTGTCGGGCCGGGCCTGTTCCTCGCCGCGCTGGGCGTGGGCGCCATCGTCTTCCTGCCTGCTTCCGTCAGCGGTCTGATTACCTACCTTCTCACACTGGTCTCCGTCATTGCGGGAGTTCTCATCTTGCTGCTCGGCCTCACCGCGCAAGGCCGGGTACGCGGCTCGAAATACTTGTTCGACCAGTATCCGGCCCAGCGTTTCCTCCGCAAGTGGGTCAAGGTCGAGAACGGCCTGCTGCTGGGCCTCGCCGCAATCGCGCTCGGCGCGACGCTACTCGCCGCGGGCGCGTTCCTGGGCTTTGAAAGCGCCACCCCGGACGGCGCCGTCGTCATACAAGTCGCGACGCTCGCGGCGCGCATGGCGTTGCTCGGTTCGGCCGTGCTCATCTGCGGACTGCTCGTGTTCTTCACCTGCGTCTATATCGGGCTCTTCGGCATTCGCGTTGAAGAAGACACGCACGCGGGTTCCTGACGCGCACGAACACGACATCCCTTGATTATGCTACGATGCCCCCGCTCCTCAGCCATCGAACTCGGGACTCCTGTGCGGACGTGGTCTCTTTGAAACGACATATGCGCCTGCTGGCGCTCCTCTTGCTCGCCTGCGTGACCATCTACGGGCTTGCCACCTTGTTCAGCGGAGATTGGCGCGCCGCGCTCGGGTATTGGCGCGGCAAAGGCGCCCTCCTGCTGTTTGCCTTGTTGCTGCAACTGGCGGACATCTCCATCGATTCGCTGCTATGGTGCGTGCTACAGCGCGAATCGGGCGTTCGCGTGACGCCGCGGAAGGGTTATCTCATCTTCCTCACCGGCTACGCCGGGCTGTTGCTCCCTATGCAGATGGGACGAATTGTGCGCGCGGACCTGGTAGGCCGGCTGGGTCTGGGTCGCACGAGCGAAAGCATAAAAGGCGAACTGGCTCACATCTACCTGGTCTTTGGTGCGGCCGCGGGCCTGCTTGCCGGCGTGACCGCTTCTCGTCTGCACTGGGCGCTGGCGCCGTTCGGCGTGAGCATGGCGATCTTGGGCGCGCTCTTCTTCGCGGACCGGCTATTCGCGTTGCTGGCAAGTACGCCGGTGCGCATGCCCGACGGTTTCTGGCGGCGGCCGGCCGTTATTGCCGTGGCCTTCTTCGCCATGATTGGCTGGTGCATCAACGGCACCATCCTGTATTTGATGGTGCGCGGCCTGCCGGGGGATGTCCAGTTCTGGCAAACGCTCATCATCGCGCCGGGGAATGCGGTACTTGGCATGGCCACGGGCCTGCCCGGCGGCATCGGCGCCGTCGAGGGCTTGCTCGGCGTTTCGCTGCGCCTGCTCGAGGTTTCCGGCGGCCAGCTTGCGTTGGCTGTAGCGTCGTTCCGGCTCGTAACGTTCTGGTTCTGGGTACCGGTCGGCTGGCTCTGTCTGACCTTGATGAACCGGCGCATTCCCGCCACGCCGGCTGCAGCAGCGGACTGACCGTTGCGCATGGCGGGAATGGGGTCGAGAGCCGCCCTTATGCTATTCTTCGCGCACAAATGCAGGTGACGTGAGACGATGCTCTGTCTGGGAATCAATGAGGATTTCTTCGACGCGGGCGTGGCACTGTGCGACGGCCCGAATGTGCTCTTTGCCGCGAACGAAGAACGCTACACGCGGCGCAAAGACGAGGGCGGATTCCCCCGCCTCGCTTTGCACGGCCTCTTTGAGTACACCGGTATAGAGTGCAGTGCGGTGGAACGCATCTACATTTCGGGAATCATGACGCCCCCCCTCCCCATTCGCATGCTCCCGTTTCTGCACGCATGGCGGTTCAAAGTACAACGCCGCAAGAGCGATACGCTTGCGCGCCGGCTCATGGATTTCGCGGCCTACGCTACCCCGTTGTCGCACACGAGCGAAGAGGCGAACGCGCGGCGCTGGGTACGGCGTCTGCTGCCTTGGGCCGCGCGCCGGGCCCTGCCGCGCGAACTGCGCCATAAGCCCATTATTCACGTGGACCACCATCGCGCTCACGCCGCGGGCGCATGGTGTCTCTCCGGATTCGAGACCGCCCTCGCCGTCACGGCGGACGGCATGGGCGACGGCGTCTCGCTGACCGTATCCCGATGTACTCCGGAAAAGGGTGTCGACCGCCTCTGGGCCGCATCCTCCCTGGACTCTT harbors:
- a CDS encoding flippase-like domain-containing protein; translation: MKRHMRLLALLLLACVTIYGLATLFSGDWRAALGYWRGKGALLLFALLLQLADISIDSLLWCVLQRESGVRVTPRKGYLIFLTGYAGLLLPMQMGRIVRADLVGRLGLGRTSESIKGELAHIYLVFGAAAGLLAGVTASRLHWALAPFGVSMAILGALFFADRLFALLASTPVRMPDGFWRRPAVIAVAFFAMIGWCINGTILYLMVRGLPGDVQFWQTLIIAPGNAVLGMATGLPGGIGAVEGLLGVSLRLLEVSGGQLALAVASFRLVTFWFWVPVGWLCLTLMNRRIPATPAAAAD
- a CDS encoding glycosyltransferase family 2 protein, whose amino-acid sequence is MAEATVDVSVVFPCLNEEATLESCLRAARATLSTSSRSFELIVADNGSTDRSLAIAAEEGARVVPVPVLGYGNALREGMRHAAGRHFVFLDADMSYDCGDMPEIVKKLEEGADLVIGSRFRGQIDPGSMPALHRMLGTPMMTKLANVLFGCGITDINCGLRGLTRDAFARLDLRSEGMEFASEMVIKAAQRGLRIEEVPIHFHADQRNRAPHLRSFHDGWRHLQLMMHFCPLWVFVGPGLFLAALGVGAIVFLPASVSGLITYLLTLVSVIAGVLILLLGLTAQGRVRGSKYLFDQYPAQRFLRKWVKVENGLLLGLAAIALGATLLAAGAFLGFESATPDGAVVIQVATLAARMALLGSAVLICGLLVFFTCVYIGLFGIRVEEDTHAGS